The Planctomycetota bacterium region CCCCTGTGGCCAGCTTGATGAAGTGCTGGAGGTCCTTCACGGCGGCCTGGAGGGCGGCCGAGTGGCGCTCGTTGGGCACCACGACAGCGATGCAAGCCTTCGGTTGCCCGTCCTGGACGAGGACGACGGGCGGGCCGCCCAGGCGCCGTATCGTGCGTGGAGGCGTCAGGTCGCCCGTTCTCGGCACTCCGCAACCTGCTGCGACGAGGCCGACCACGACAACGCCGACCGTCTGGAGGCTCTTTCGGCCGCTCACGGGCGCTCTCCTTTCGGTGCTAACCTCCCGCGGGTTGCGAACCCGCGGGAGGTTGGGGTCGGGAGGGTGGGGTCACGGGCGCTCGCCCTCCGGCGGCACGTCCACGACCCCCCAGACTCGCCCATCTTCCTCGCCCCAGGGAGTCTGGGGAGACTGGGACCGAACCCTCACGCCAGGGTATCGTCTGTGACGACGCTGTCGTAGAATCCCACAATATCCTCGCGGCGGTCGGACTCCATCCAGGCCATGGCGGCGCGGGGGTGTTCGTTCATGACGCCCGAGACCAGGTAGGGGATGTGGTAGCCCCAGTAGATCTGTTTGCTGAGGGGGATGATCTTGTCCTGAATGGCCTTGAGGAGGGGCCGGACGCGGAACTTGGGGTTCTTCAGGAACGACATGAGGCATTCGAGGGGGCAGTTGCCGGCGCCGCGGCCGACGCCGAGCAGCGAGCCGTCGAGCATGTTGCAGTTGTGGATGATCGCCTCGATGGTGTTGGCGAAAGCGAGCTGCTGGTTGTTGTGGCCGTGGAAGCCGATGGTGCGCCCGGGGAGGGCGGCGTGATACTTCTTGGCCAGGGCCTCCACCTGCTCGCAGTACATGGCGCCGAAGCTGTCCACGATGTAGAGCACGGGCACGCGGCTCTTCGCCACGTCGTCGAGGGCCTCGTCGAGGTCGCGCTCCATGACCTTCGAGACGGCCATGAGGTTGATCGTCACCTCATAGCCCTTGTCCAGGCAGTGCTCGGCCATCTCGATCGCCTTGTCCATCTGGTGGACGTAGCAGGCGACGCGGATCATGTTGAGGACGCTATCGGCCTTCGCCGGGATGTCGTCGTGGTCCACGCGCCCGATGTCGGCCATGGCCGAGAGCTTGAGCTCGGTGTGGTTGTCGCCCACGATGCGCCGCAGGTCGGGCTCCGAGCAGAACTTCCAGGGGCCGTTCTCCGCCCGCGAGAAGTACTTCTCGGAGCTGATGTAGCCGATCTCCATGTAGTCCACGTGGGCTTCGGC contains the following coding sequences:
- a CDS encoding aldolase catalytic domain-containing protein, which translates into the protein MFRPQIKVVDCTIRDGGLMNEWKFDDDFVRAVYHACAEAHVDYMEIGYISSEKYFSRAENGPWKFCSEPDLRRIVGDNHTELKLSAMADIGRVDHDDIPAKADSVLNMIRVACYVHQMDKAIEMAEHCLDKGYEVTINLMAVSKVMERDLDEALDDVAKSRVPVLYIVDSFGAMYCEQVEALAKKYHAALPGRTIGFHGHNNQQLAFANTIEAIIHNCNMLDGSLLGVGRGAGNCPLECLMSFLKNPKFRVRPLLKAIQDKIIPLSKQIYWGYHIPYLVSGVMNEHPRAAMAWMESDRREDIVGFYDSVVTDDTLA